The following coding sequences are from one Gimesia sp. window:
- a CDS encoding CorA family divalent cation transporter: MQDSSVLPATWNVPAEFQDRLGKQVGRQRTMVAEGHLLIILHAPPEPEDTYRKGRFFWREPDATWHASEFKSSPDALSTHFEEYETLLENYDEKVDQATSSLDYLEVLNHLGPLYRALAHATQALQLAREAIPKDKLLIDYRDNAYRLERTAELLITDAKNALEYIVAKQAEEQAKVSARIELSSHRLNLLIAYFFPIATLSTIFGSNFRHGYEQYLTPYPFWIMVATGLGLGFLIHLFLKRGPR, from the coding sequence ATGCAGGATTCTTCAGTATTACCGGCGACGTGGAATGTCCCGGCCGAATTTCAAGATCGACTGGGGAAACAGGTCGGGCGACAGAGAACCATGGTTGCAGAAGGACACCTGTTGATCATCCTGCACGCGCCTCCTGAGCCGGAAGACACTTATCGTAAAGGCCGTTTCTTCTGGCGTGAACCGGATGCCACCTGGCACGCTTCTGAATTCAAAAGCAGTCCCGATGCGTTGAGTACGCACTTCGAAGAATATGAGACGCTGTTGGAAAACTATGACGAAAAGGTAGACCAGGCGACCAGCTCGCTCGATTACCTCGAAGTCCTGAATCACCTGGGGCCTCTGTATCGGGCCCTGGCGCATGCCACGCAGGCCCTGCAGTTGGCACGCGAGGCGATTCCGAAAGACAAACTGCTGATCGACTATCGCGATAATGCCTATCGACTGGAACGAACCGCCGAACTGCTGATTACCGATGCGAAAAATGCACTGGAATATATCGTCGCGAAACAGGCGGAAGAACAGGCCAAAGTTTCAGCACGCATCGAACTTTCGTCGCATCGACTGAATCTGCTCATCGCTTATTTCTTCCCGATCGCCACCCTCAGTACGATTTTCGGTTCCAACTTTCGGCACGGCTACGAACAGTACCTGACTCCCTACCCCTTCTGGATCATGGTGGCGACCGGACTGGGACTCGGTTTTTTGATTCACCTGTTTCTCAAACGGGGTCCGCGGTGA
- a CDS encoding family 16 glycoside hydrolase: MRCLFYLVVLSGLLFVPAESFAKARQNVLILFSDNQNQEDCGCYGNKVIKTPHIDQLAREGTRYQYAFATTASCGPCRGVFYTGLQTYANGQYGHPHGAHNFRLRPHVETVFALLDKNKYRTGMIGKYHLWPEDTTIDFQPKVGSYAVKAMSDLATEFIQQESDEPFFLVLGFHDPHPTSRTQPEWGVRAPEPGMPVEEYDPAQIQVPRYLPDRPEVREGLAGYYQQISYMDAGIGRILKALEGAGHADDTLVIFTSDHGSSEPGAMANHYDPGVHVPMIIREPGLPAEKQGVVSDAMVSLLDVTPTVLDWTQTKGPRYKLQGRSMLPTVGQQHTPGWDDAILAHNFHEVTMYYPMRTIRTRDYKLIWNLEWRSKYPLPIDTLSRATWNETLRLQEPTLGQRTVHKFLFRDEVELYDLKQDPDEVINVACQPEYQDVRRALSDKLLNYLQESDDLWLKQYTLPISCESPAEEQAAEYKPLFNGKDLTGWTLKRANRKGYHVADGKLICPSDGGGFLFTEKEFGDFSLKFDFKLTEGANNGIAIRCPLVDQRPAYEGIEIQVLDNKGYPKKLKPTQYHGSVYDVIPAKKGALKPAGEWNHEEIICRGSKITVIVNDMPVLQTDLADIKDPKVLEKHPGLQRARGHIGLLGHGSHVEYKNIRVKEY; the protein is encoded by the coding sequence ATGAGGTGTCTGTTTTATCTGGTCGTATTATCCGGTCTGTTGTTCGTGCCCGCGGAGTCTTTTGCGAAAGCGCGGCAAAATGTACTGATTCTGTTTTCTGACAATCAGAACCAGGAAGACTGTGGCTGCTACGGCAACAAGGTAATCAAGACACCGCATATCGATCAACTGGCCCGGGAAGGGACGCGCTACCAGTATGCATTCGCGACCACTGCTTCCTGCGGTCCCTGTCGCGGTGTGTTTTATACCGGGTTACAGACTTATGCGAACGGGCAGTACGGACATCCGCACGGTGCGCATAATTTTCGACTGAGACCTCATGTTGAGACCGTTTTCGCGCTGCTTGATAAAAACAAGTATCGGACGGGGATGATCGGCAAATACCATCTCTGGCCGGAAGACACCACAATCGATTTTCAACCTAAAGTTGGCAGTTACGCGGTCAAGGCGATGTCCGACCTGGCTACCGAGTTTATCCAGCAGGAAAGTGATGAACCGTTCTTCCTGGTACTGGGTTTTCACGATCCGCATCCGACCTCCCGCACACAACCGGAATGGGGTGTGAGAGCTCCCGAACCCGGAATGCCTGTAGAGGAATACGATCCTGCCCAGATCCAGGTGCCCCGTTATCTGCCCGATCGACCTGAAGTACGCGAAGGACTGGCCGGCTATTACCAGCAGATCAGCTATATGGACGCCGGCATTGGTCGTATACTCAAGGCACTGGAAGGAGCGGGACACGCCGACGATACGCTGGTCATTTTCACCAGCGATCACGGTTCCTCTGAACCCGGAGCGATGGCCAACCATTACGATCCGGGAGTGCATGTGCCGATGATTATCCGCGAACCGGGACTGCCGGCCGAGAAACAGGGAGTCGTTTCAGACGCGATGGTCTCGCTGCTCGATGTCACTCCGACGGTGCTGGACTGGACCCAGACCAAAGGGCCTCGCTACAAGTTGCAGGGGCGGAGCATGCTGCCGACGGTCGGTCAGCAGCACACTCCCGGTTGGGACGATGCCATTCTAGCGCACAACTTTCATGAAGTGACCATGTATTATCCGATGCGGACGATTCGGACCCGCGACTATAAACTGATCTGGAACCTGGAATGGCGATCGAAGTACCCCCTGCCGATAGATACCCTTTCGCGGGCCACCTGGAATGAAACACTGCGTTTGCAGGAACCGACACTCGGGCAGCGGACCGTGCACAAATTCCTGTTCCGTGACGAAGTCGAGCTGTACGATCTGAAACAGGATCCAGACGAGGTCATCAACGTGGCCTGTCAGCCCGAATACCAGGATGTCCGCAGAGCGCTCTCGGATAAGCTGCTGAACTATCTGCAAGAGTCCGATGATTTGTGGCTCAAACAGTATACACTGCCGATCTCGTGTGAATCTCCTGCAGAGGAACAGGCGGCTGAATACAAGCCTCTGTTCAACGGCAAGGATCTGACCGGCTGGACGTTAAAGCGGGCCAACCGCAAAGGGTATCATGTTGCTGATGGCAAGCTGATTTGTCCGTCTGATGGAGGGGGCTTCCTGTTTACCGAGAAAGAATTTGGCGACTTCAGTCTGAAATTCGATTTCAAACTCACCGAGGGAGCCAACAACGGGATTGCCATCCGCTGTCCCCTCGTCGATCAAAGGCCCGCTTACGAAGGGATCGAAATCCAGGTACTGGATAACAAAGGCTACCCGAAGAAGCTGAAGCCGACCCAATATCATGGCTCAGTGTATGACGTCATCCCGGCGAAGAAAGGTGCATTGAAACCGGCCGGAGAATGGAACCACGAGGAAATCATCTGCCGCGGTTCGAAAATCACCGTGATTGTTAATGACATGCCTGTTCTGCAGACCGACCTGGCGGACATCAAAGACCCCAAGGTGCTCGAAAAACACCCCGGTCTCCAACGCGCGCGTGGTCATATCGGCCTGTTGGGCCATGGCAGTCATGTGGAGTATAAAAACATCCGGGTCAAAGAGTATTGA
- a CDS encoding efflux RND transporter periplasmic adaptor subunit, with amino-acid sequence MNDSPVRFSILKSLVLLCPLTLLLSGCNQPPPPPQMKPPAVTVAEPVVKQVVFNEDFTGTLASVASVDIRARVAGFLEKIDFQPSDDVKKGQLLFVIQQDEYQAALDKANAQMEAAKAQLVDAQATLDRYTELLKKQAVTPQDVNDATAARDKAKAAVMGAQADIEQAQINMGYTTIKSPIDGKISRNLVDVGNLVGSSENTLLSSIVTMDPIYVYFDASERLWLQALKKKRSPTDKNPLQVHVGLSDEEGYPHIGTIDFANNKIDPGTGTIQLRAVLENKQGFLYPGLYVRVRVYGDPIPGAVLVQDVSIGTDLAGKYLLIVGKDNIVEKRQVEIGQLDNGMRVILKGIKPGEKYIAEGIQRARPGKPVTITNNQPAGNQQNAGGQQQNKQAAPQQAKPAAEPKKTGDAQGKPAAATDNKQN; translated from the coding sequence GTGAACGATTCACCCGTCCGATTTTCAATTCTCAAATCTTTAGTCTTACTCTGTCCCCTTACGCTGCTGCTCAGTGGCTGTAATCAGCCGCCTCCACCACCGCAGATGAAACCGCCTGCCGTCACAGTTGCAGAACCGGTTGTCAAACAGGTGGTCTTCAATGAAGATTTCACCGGAACACTGGCTTCCGTCGCTTCCGTGGATATTCGCGCCCGCGTCGCAGGATTTCTGGAAAAGATCGACTTCCAGCCATCGGACGATGTCAAAAAAGGGCAGTTGCTGTTTGTGATTCAGCAGGACGAGTACCAGGCGGCTCTGGATAAAGCCAATGCTCAGATGGAAGCGGCCAAGGCACAACTTGTCGATGCTCAGGCAACCCTGGATCGCTATACCGAACTGTTAAAGAAACAGGCGGTCACGCCCCAGGATGTGAACGATGCCACCGCAGCCCGTGATAAAGCCAAGGCAGCTGTCATGGGAGCGCAGGCGGATATCGAACAGGCTCAGATTAATATGGGCTATACCACAATCAAATCTCCCATTGACGGCAAGATCAGTCGAAACCTGGTCGATGTCGGCAACCTGGTCGGGTCGAGTGAGAATACACTGCTCTCGTCTATTGTGACGATGGATCCAATCTATGTCTATTTTGATGCCAGCGAGCGTCTCTGGCTGCAGGCTTTAAAGAAAAAAAGATCACCCACTGATAAAAATCCACTGCAGGTGCATGTGGGGCTCTCAGACGAAGAGGGCTATCCACATATCGGTACCATCGACTTTGCAAATAACAAAATCGATCCGGGTACCGGTACAATACAGTTGCGAGCGGTGCTGGAGAATAAGCAAGGTTTTCTGTATCCCGGTCTGTATGTTCGTGTCCGCGTGTATGGCGATCCGATTCCCGGAGCGGTACTGGTTCAGGACGTCTCGATCGGCACCGACCTCGCAGGGAAATACCTGCTGATCGTGGGGAAAGATAACATCGTTGAGAAGCGACAGGTGGAAATCGGTCAGCTCGATAACGGTATGCGGGTGATTCTGAAAGGGATCAAGCCGGGAGAGAAATATATCGCAGAAGGCATTCAGCGCGCCCGTCCCGGGAAACCGGTGACGATTACCAATAATCAGCCTGCAGGAAACCAGCAGAACGCCGGTGGTCAGCAGCAGAATAAACAGGCAGCACCGCAGCAGGCAAAACCCGCCGCGGAACCGAAGAAAACCGGTGATGCGCAGGGTAAACCTGCCGCTGCAACTGACAACAAGCAGAACTGA
- a CDS encoding M81 family metallopeptidase, whose amino-acid sequence MRIATGGVLHETSTYSDLPTTLNDFINDRGLFRGQEIMETFPGANVCIGGFIDAAKRHGFELIPLLWTFAFPSGLIERKTYDDLLAEFLERLKAAEDEGGPVDGVLLDLHGAMVIDGIEDGDGHFISKVREYLGDDRPILVTPDMHGNHSPLRVEQATAILGYDTYPHIDMNERGQEAADLIVRIINGEVKPVMTLRQIPLFWSTACQVTAHMPMREVMDYAHEIETRPGILGVTVSTGFPWADIPEVGPSIIVVADNDQELADKTADELSGWIWERRRRWYKLPFSVNDAIKEGQEIGKFPIILADHADNTGGGTAGDSTEILQTFLDMKLDKALILYIVDPEVVALAHEAGVGGTIETEVGGKSDPIQGPPVKMKATVKALSQGEFKYDGPMYAGLTGNMGPSAWIQQDGVNVVVVTAREQPFGPAFSKTLGIDCESMNYISVKSSAHFRASFEPFAGSIFNVEARAIHTHDFAKLNHQRRKQDFYPVEIPYETAPEI is encoded by the coding sequence ATGCGAATCGCAACCGGCGGTGTGCTTCATGAAACCAGCACTTACTCTGATCTTCCTACCACGCTGAATGATTTCATCAATGACCGTGGTCTGTTTCGTGGTCAGGAGATCATGGAGACGTTTCCCGGCGCAAATGTCTGTATTGGCGGCTTCATTGACGCAGCCAAACGACACGGATTCGAACTGATTCCGCTGCTGTGGACGTTTGCATTTCCCAGCGGTCTGATTGAACGGAAGACTTATGACGATCTGCTGGCTGAGTTCCTGGAGCGGCTGAAAGCGGCCGAAGACGAAGGGGGCCCGGTCGACGGTGTGCTGCTCGACCTGCACGGGGCGATGGTCATCGATGGCATTGAGGATGGCGACGGCCACTTCATTTCGAAAGTACGCGAATACCTGGGGGACGACCGGCCGATCCTGGTGACTCCAGACATGCACGGCAACCATTCTCCACTCCGCGTGGAACAGGCGACCGCCATCCTGGGTTACGATACCTATCCGCATATCGACATGAATGAGCGCGGGCAGGAAGCCGCGGATCTCATCGTGCGGATTATCAATGGCGAGGTCAAACCGGTGATGACACTCCGGCAGATTCCATTGTTCTGGAGCACTGCCTGCCAGGTAACCGCACACATGCCGATGAGAGAGGTCATGGATTACGCACACGAAATCGAAACCCGCCCCGGTATTCTAGGCGTCACCGTCTCGACGGGATTCCCCTGGGCCGATATACCTGAGGTCGGACCGTCGATCATCGTCGTGGCTGACAATGACCAGGAACTGGCAGACAAAACGGCGGACGAACTGAGTGGCTGGATCTGGGAACGGCGGCGACGCTGGTACAAATTGCCTTTCTCGGTCAACGATGCGATCAAAGAGGGACAGGAAATTGGCAAGTTTCCGATCATCCTGGCTGACCATGCTGATAATACAGGTGGTGGTACCGCCGGCGATTCGACCGAGATCCTGCAGACCTTTCTGGACATGAAACTGGACAAGGCTTTGATTCTGTATATCGTCGATCCCGAGGTCGTGGCGCTGGCACATGAAGCTGGCGTGGGAGGCACAATTGAAACTGAGGTCGGCGGCAAGTCTGATCCGATTCAGGGGCCTCCGGTGAAGATGAAAGCCACCGTCAAAGCACTGTCTCAGGGCGAGTTCAAGTACGATGGCCCGATGTATGCAGGACTGACGGGGAACATGGGTCCCTCTGCCTGGATTCAGCAGGATGGTGTCAACGTGGTGGTGGTGACTGCCCGCGAACAGCCTTTCGGCCCGGCGTTTTCCAAGACGCTGGGAATTGATTGTGAATCGATGAACTACATCTCAGTCAAATCATCGGCGCACTTCCGAGCCAGTTTTGAACCATTCGCCGGCTCGATCTTCAACGTGGAAGCCCGCGCGATTCACACGCACGACTTTGCCAAACTGAATCACCAGCGTAGAAAGCAGGATTTCTATCCGGTCGAAATCCCTTACGAAACGGCACCTGAAATTTAA
- a CDS encoding ATP-binding cassette domain-containing protein, producing MSLLSLSEVSFTWSGPPLLDGISLEINAGERIGLLGRNGAGKSTLMKIIAGELDADHGDIKRDKDLRVARLVQEVPAGGAHQIHEFVAEAAAPFYEHDWEVDHAVDQILARMGLVGDEIFESLSSGMKRRVLLARAIVQAPDILLLDEPTNHLDIPAIKWLEQFLQSYEGTLLFVTHDRVFLQALATRIIEIDRGHMYDWTCDYDTFLKRKEAFLEAEEKQNALFDKKLAEEEVWIRQGIKARRTRNEGRVRALKKMREERKQRRTQVGNVNLQVASADRSGQMVIEAKDVSFSYGDEPVIRNFTTLISRGDKIGIIGRNGAGKTTLLKLMLGDLQPDSGTIRVGTNLEVLYFDQLREQIEEEKTVIENVGEGQETLTIDGKPRNIYGYLQDFLFTPERARRPARFLSGGERNRLLLAKLFKRPANLFVLDEPTNDLDAETLELLEELICNHPATLLLVSHDRAFLNNVVTATLVVDGDGTVKEYAGGYDDYLRQSENSKAVEEKKPESKNQPVASPEKTKPKAKLTYKEERELEQIPQQIEALEQEQTELQSAMSDPDFFKQSNDVITDASNRLQTIQSELERLLERWEELESRVQ from the coding sequence ATGTCACTGTTGAGCTTGAGTGAAGTCTCCTTTACCTGGAGTGGTCCGCCACTGCTGGATGGCATCAGTCTCGAAATCAATGCGGGAGAACGCATCGGGCTGCTGGGACGAAACGGGGCCGGTAAATCCACGCTGATGAAAATCATCGCAGGCGAACTGGATGCGGACCACGGGGACATCAAACGCGATAAAGACCTCCGCGTGGCACGACTCGTTCAGGAAGTCCCCGCAGGAGGCGCACACCAGATCCATGAATTCGTCGCGGAAGCGGCGGCCCCCTTCTACGAGCATGACTGGGAAGTCGATCATGCTGTCGATCAGATCCTCGCTCGCATGGGGCTGGTCGGCGATGAAATCTTCGAATCCCTCTCCTCGGGTATGAAACGCCGGGTATTACTGGCGCGGGCAATTGTGCAGGCGCCGGACATCCTGCTACTCGACGAACCGACCAACCATCTGGATATTCCCGCAATCAAATGGCTGGAACAGTTCCTGCAATCCTATGAGGGAACACTCCTGTTCGTCACTCATGACCGGGTCTTCCTGCAGGCTCTGGCAACGCGGATCATCGAAATCGACCGCGGTCACATGTACGACTGGACCTGCGACTACGATACCTTCCTCAAACGCAAAGAAGCGTTTCTCGAAGCGGAAGAAAAACAGAACGCATTATTCGATAAGAAGCTCGCAGAAGAAGAGGTCTGGATCCGACAGGGTATCAAGGCCCGTCGTACCCGCAACGAAGGACGCGTCCGAGCCTTGAAGAAAATGCGGGAAGAACGCAAACAACGCCGCACCCAGGTGGGGAACGTCAATCTGCAGGTTGCCAGTGCCGACCGCTCGGGGCAAATGGTGATCGAAGCCAAAGATGTCTCGTTCTCGTATGGTGACGAACCGGTCATTCGCAACTTTACGACACTCATCTCTCGGGGAGACAAAATCGGAATCATCGGCCGCAATGGTGCCGGCAAGACCACGCTGTTGAAATTGATGCTGGGAGACTTACAGCCGGACAGTGGCACGATTCGTGTCGGAACCAATCTGGAAGTCCTGTACTTCGACCAGCTCCGCGAGCAGATCGAAGAAGAGAAAACGGTGATCGAAAACGTTGGTGAAGGTCAGGAGACGCTCACCATCGATGGCAAACCCCGCAACATTTACGGTTACCTGCAGGATTTTCTCTTCACGCCGGAACGGGCCCGCCGACCGGCCCGCTTCCTCTCCGGGGGGGAGCGCAACCGGTTATTACTCGCCAAGCTCTTCAAACGCCCGGCCAACCTGTTCGTGCTGGACGAACCGACCAACGATCTGGATGCAGAAACCCTGGAACTGCTGGAAGAACTGATCTGTAATCATCCCGCAACGCTGCTGCTTGTCAGCCACGACCGGGCCTTTCTGAATAACGTGGTCACCGCCACACTCGTCGTTGATGGAGATGGAACCGTCAAGGAATACGCAGGCGGTTACGATGATTATCTCAGACAGTCCGAAAACAGCAAAGCCGTCGAAGAGAAGAAGCCAGAGTCAAAAAACCAACCAGTAGCCAGCCCGGAAAAAACCAAGCCGAAGGCCAAGCTGACTTATAAAGAAGAACGGGAACTGGAACAGATTCCTCAACAGATCGAAGCACTGGAACAGGAACAGACCGAACTGCAGTCGGCGATGTCTGATCCTGACTTTTTTAAACAGAGCAATGATGTCATTACGGACGCTTCAAATCGTCTGCAAACGATTCAGAGCGAACTGGAACGTCTGCTCGAACGCTGGGAAGAACTGGAATCGCGCGTTCAATAA
- a CDS encoding NAD(P)/FAD-dependent oxidoreductase translates to MKIAIAGGGIAGTAAAALLARQGHSVTLFEQAVHCGPVGAGIMIQPVGQWVLQQLGLYEQIAAESARLNAIEAVRESGKRLIRLEYQRLHSDLFGLGVHRGRLFAALLNLAQQAGTEIREGSRVIGYQSGSAGLTLHLEQGECAEQFDFLIAVDGSRSQLRSVSGIPQRGVEYEYGALWATGKCTAVRDHLLQLVSGTRRLAGLLPIGQDECSFFWGLTADQFSRYQQQGFDQWKQEVLTLCPLAEELVSQTTGFQDYTFTTYRSISLRNWHAERVIFMGDAAHPTSPHLGQGANLALEDVWIFAECLQQQGDFQSACHLYESRRRSKLRFYQRITGWLSPFFQSPGVLRGWGRDLSLPVMSQTPVLREQMLKTLCGFKTGWLHSSQPGK, encoded by the coding sequence ATGAAGATTGCGATCGCAGGTGGTGGTATCGCGGGGACGGCTGCCGCAGCTCTGCTCGCCAGACAGGGGCATTCTGTGACGCTCTTTGAACAGGCGGTGCATTGTGGTCCGGTGGGGGCGGGGATCATGATCCAGCCTGTGGGACAGTGGGTTCTCCAGCAGTTGGGCCTCTATGAACAGATCGCTGCGGAGTCCGCTCGACTTAATGCGATTGAAGCCGTCCGGGAGTCAGGTAAGCGTCTGATTCGTCTGGAATACCAGCGACTGCATTCCGATCTGTTTGGGCTGGGAGTGCATCGGGGGCGTCTGTTTGCCGCCTTGCTGAACCTCGCTCAACAGGCGGGAACTGAAATACGCGAAGGATCCCGGGTGATCGGATACCAGAGTGGATCAGCCGGATTGACCCTGCACTTGGAACAGGGAGAATGTGCAGAGCAGTTCGATTTTCTGATCGCCGTCGATGGCTCGCGTTCTCAGCTGCGTTCGGTCAGCGGGATTCCGCAGCGGGGCGTCGAATACGAGTACGGGGCGCTTTGGGCCACGGGAAAATGCACCGCGGTTCGCGATCATCTGCTGCAGCTGGTCTCGGGGACACGTCGGCTGGCCGGGCTGTTACCTATCGGGCAGGATGAATGCAGCTTCTTCTGGGGACTGACGGCAGACCAGTTTTCCCGCTACCAGCAGCAGGGGTTCGACCAGTGGAAACAGGAAGTGCTGACGCTCTGTCCGCTGGCAGAAGAACTGGTGAGTCAGACTACCGGCTTTCAGGATTACACCTTTACCACTTATCGCAGCATCTCACTTCGTAACTGGCATGCAGAGCGTGTCATTTTTATGGGAGACGCCGCTCACCCCACCAGCCCGCATCTGGGGCAGGGGGCCAATCTGGCACTGGAGGATGTCTGGATCTTCGCCGAATGCCTGCAGCAGCAGGGGGACTTTCAGTCTGCCTGTCACCTCTATGAATCCCGCCGACGCAGCAAGCTTCGTTTCTATCAGCGGATCACGGGCTGGCTCTCGCCGTTCTTTCAATCGCCCGGAGTACTCCGCGGCTGGGGCCGCGATCTCAGTCTGCCCGTCATGAGTCAGACTCCAGTCTTGCGCGAGCAGATGCTCAAAACCCTCTGTGGCTTCAAGACCGGCTGGTTACACAGTTCTCAGCCTGGTAAGTAG
- a CDS encoding sialidase family protein, whose amino-acid sequence MRSLFTACFAFLITCSVLTPIKGISAEPDDQSDPALVAPPINTNPGPEYADDTRMFQGIPGLERSKDGRLWALWYSGGTTEGELNYVILVTSGDDGKTWSGPKLVIDPPGPVRAYDPALWRDPSGKLWLFWAQSYRWWDGRSGVWAITTDEADKENPTWSKPRRICNGIMMNKPTVLSNGDWLLPVAVWKQPAKEAIEYRFDLPEERGGNIIISRDQGKTFELLGQTDVPERTFDEHMIVERKDGSLWTLVRTRYGIGESISTDGGKTWSAGKASTIPHINARFFIRRLNSGNLLLVRHNPADRKTRRDLTAYISKDDGKTWEGGLLLDERPGVSYPDGVQSKDGTIYIIYDYSRTGDKNILMTTFTEEDVLAGKPVSGKVRQRVLINQATGEIPKKK is encoded by the coding sequence TTGCGCTCTCTGTTTACCGCCTGCTTCGCTTTTCTGATCACCTGCTCTGTACTGACTCCAATCAAAGGCATCAGTGCCGAACCGGATGATCAATCTGATCCCGCCCTGGTTGCTCCGCCAATCAATACGAATCCCGGTCCGGAATACGCGGATGACACGCGGATGTTCCAGGGAATCCCGGGACTGGAACGCTCCAAAGATGGTCGTCTGTGGGCCCTCTGGTATTCCGGTGGTACGACGGAAGGGGAACTGAACTACGTCATTCTGGTAACCAGTGGTGATGATGGCAAAACCTGGTCGGGTCCTAAACTGGTCATCGATCCGCCTGGCCCCGTGCGTGCTTACGATCCCGCGTTATGGCGGGATCCCTCGGGAAAGCTGTGGCTGTTCTGGGCACAGTCTTACCGCTGGTGGGACGGACGCAGTGGTGTCTGGGCAATTACGACCGATGAAGCCGACAAGGAGAATCCGACCTGGAGTAAACCACGTCGCATCTGCAACGGGATCATGATGAATAAGCCCACGGTCCTGTCGAACGGCGACTGGCTGCTGCCTGTGGCCGTCTGGAAACAACCGGCTAAAGAGGCGATTGAGTACCGTTTCGATTTACCTGAGGAACGGGGCGGTAACATTATTATCTCACGGGATCAGGGCAAAACGTTTGAACTGCTGGGACAGACCGATGTTCCCGAGCGTACTTTCGACGAACATATGATTGTCGAACGCAAAGATGGCAGCCTGTGGACTCTGGTGCGTACGCGTTACGGTATTGGCGAATCAATTTCCACGGACGGAGGTAAGACCTGGTCTGCCGGGAAAGCGTCGACCATTCCGCATATCAACGCCCGCTTCTTTATTCGCCGGCTGAATTCCGGCAATCTGTTGCTGGTACGACACAACCCTGCCGACCGCAAGACGCGACGTGATCTGACAGCTTACATCTCAAAGGATGATGGCAAGACCTGGGAGGGAGGCCTGCTGCTGGATGAACGGCCGGGAGTCTCCTATCCAGACGGTGTGCAGAGCAAAGATGGTACGATCTACATCATCTACGATTACTCCCGAACCGGCGACAAGAATATTCTGATGACGACCTTTACCGAGGAGGACGTTCTGGCTGGCAAACCGGTTTCCGGCAAAGTCCGTCAACGGGTGCTGATCAATCAGGCAACGGGCGAAATCCCCAAGAAGAAATAA
- a CDS encoding translation initiation factor, which yields MRLFEGTPFDRPPRCEKCDQLEEECICPPEPPFRIPPEQQTARLSIEKRKKGKRVTVIRGLPAEGNDLPELLKQIKDRCGAGGALKDEDLEIQGEQLDRVRETLQQMGFKVKG from the coding sequence ATGCGCCTGTTTGAAGGAACTCCCTTTGATCGACCTCCCCGCTGTGAAAAATGCGATCAGCTGGAAGAAGAGTGCATCTGCCCGCCCGAACCACCGTTTCGAATTCCTCCCGAGCAGCAGACCGCGCGGCTGTCGATTGAAAAACGCAAAAAGGGGAAACGCGTCACCGTGATCCGAGGTTTACCCGCGGAAGGCAACGATCTCCCTGAACTCTTGAAACAGATCAAAGACCGCTGTGGCGCCGGCGGCGCACTCAAGGACGAAGATCTGGAAATTCAGGGAGAACAACTGGACCGGGTCCGCGAGACTCTCCAGCAGATGGGCTTCAAGGTTAAAGGTTGA